The DNA sequence tttgggttcgtTTGCAAGAGAAAGGTAAAGTcacttgcataaaaatattcAGTTACTTGCTTAAATTGATTTTGAATCTATTACAAATTACAGTGACAACTTTTGGAAACAACAGTGAGAGAAATTTCTCTGCTATATTGTAGTTTTAGCATAGTgtaaattgattaaaatttttctatattgtTTGGCAAATGTTGTTTTGGGTGATATACTAGTTTAGAAAGATTGTGAATCTATTACATCAGTGTTTTATCTGGTACTTGACAACTTTTGGAATCCATCAGTGTTACATCAGTGTTTTCCTGGTGCTCTGTTGCCTTTATTCCCTTTATAATTATGCATAAGTCAAGGAAATATTACAAACTctatgtttaaatatatgattccTACAGAAAGATATTGTGATTAAGTATTCCattattaaactcaacttttaTACCACGCACAGAACTATAATTTTATGCTCATTCATAACAGAAGTTGTACTGCTACCTCTGCATCTTAATTAGCTACCTAGGTTTGTATCGAATTCTTAATGGCCAAAGTGCCTCTAGCTAGCTCTCCCTAAATAAGCCACCATACCTTCTCTCCTAGCCTGATATTATTAGGCTTGAAATCAACAAGATCAATACTAGTAGTACTatatctctaaattaatttattatgccCTGCCAATCGGCCACTTCCAATCAAAACCATGATCTATACATACACAATGTCATCGACAGCTTCGTGTGGATGCCAAAATCCATGCCTAGGActtcatctttatatatatatatatacctccaTTTAGCCAGAGAAGAACAGGTTTTCCTTCTGGTTTCTTTGTAGCTTCAAAGAACCAGTAGAAGAGTGCTCTTCCATGAGTTTGATTGACAGTAACATATCCTGCATATTGCTTGAAGTTCACCAAAGGCTGGCCTAGAGGTCTATGCACTCTTTCTGCTTCTTGTTGGGCCAAGCTTTCATCACGGAGTATAAGCTGGCTCAGACCTTGCTGAAAAATTTGTatctaaacatattaaaattacaagcaaatattttaatttggaaattgagagagaatggagagaaaGCCATTAGGACCACCTCTTTCGGCCttatcttctctctttctcaaaattAACACGTAGAAACACACAATGAACGTACAGATTGTATGGTTTAAATAGGAAAGGATTGGAAGGCACATATATAAGAATCACatatattcctatatatatatatatatatatatatatggctgtcAATATCTTTTATTACATACGAAAGATCCACTCCATTCCATGATACACCATGATGGAATTATTCCATATAGCCGTGGAAGCGTTTCATTAAGGAAGTATGCTTAGGCCAGTATatagttgaattttaattaaccgatatttgaaattattgcTTCTATTAAAAACAAAGGGACCATTTGACTTCTTGAACTTGAAAGTATAGTGCCTTTATGTAGAAGGGAgtgatcctttttcttttcaatccaCGGCTAGCTTGAGATTTTTTGCTTCAATCAAAAGGACGAGATATGCGGTCTATctagtcaatatatatataatgcttaaTTTGCATTGAAATCTTTGAAGCTGCACTACACCAACTTAATGAATGTTATGAATTAATAATGTACTGATCCTTAGATTATCTTTCAAACACATGCACCATCTTTCAATCTATCATTCTACAATATGACTGCAAACTATCAAAATAGACGTGCTCtaatcatgatcatgaattCTAGTTTAAGTAGACAACTATCCAACTCCTCTATTTTAATCTTACAGTGATTTTGACatggacaaaagctggatgCGTATTATCAACCGATTTAGGTCAGCAGAATATAGGGAAGGGGTATATCAATTCATTACAATGGCCCATGTTCATGCAACAACAAACAATATAAGGTGTCCTTGTCGTACCTGTcataataacttttttcatcCTATTGACTTGGTGGAAAGACACTTGTTCACCATAGGAATTGATGAAAACTACACTGAATGGATTTTTCATGGTGAGGAAGAATCCTGGGATGCTaatgagtttgatgatgatgtCAATGAAGTGCAAAGGGACGAGTACGTTGATGACATGGAtgagatgttagatgacattAGACTTGGATCATTTCCAAATGTGGAGCCAATAGAACCTGGTACCAGTGAAGGTCCCACCTATGAAGAGCCTAGACCAAAAAATTTTGATCAATTATTGGAAGATGCCAGACGTCCACTCTATCCAGGATGTGCTAACTTCTCAAAGTTATCATTCATTGTGAAGTTGTTGCATATAAGGACGATTGGAGGGTGGACTGTTAAATCATTTGACATGCTACTAAAGTTGTTGAAAGATTCGTTCCCGGATGCACTTTTGCCTGACTCATACCGCGAGTCACGACGGATGGAGCCGGCCCTTGGTTTTGGTTATATGAAGATTGATGTATGTCCAAATGATTGTATACtatattggaaggaaaatgctgaCAAGCATGATTGTCCCAAATGTGGTATGTCAAGATGGGTAACACCCacaactaaacaaaaaaaaatcccacacaAAGTACTTCGATATTTTCCGTTAAAACCAAGGTTGAAGAGGTTGTTTATGTCGAAAAAAACAGCAGTATCCATGAGGTGGCACAAAGAACATCGTGTTGAGGATTCGAATGTGATGAGGCATCCACGTGACTCAGTAgggtggaaggaatttgatcaaGAGCATATCTCATTTGCGAGTGATGCGAGAAACGTGCGCCTTGGTCTAGCCAGTGATGGGTTCAACCCTTTTAATAATATGAGCAAACCTTCTAGTGTATGGCCAGTAATACTTGTTCCTTACAACCTACCACCATGGTTGTGCATGAAAGACCATTTCTTCATGATGTCTCTTTTAATTCCTGGACCAAAGGCGCCGGGCAATGAGATTGATGTGTATTTGTGGCCTCTTATTGATGAATTGGTTGATTTGTGGGAAAATGGTGTTGATACGTATGATGCATCAACAAAACAAATGTTTCAATTACATGCAGCTTTGTTGTGGACGATTAATGACTTTCCTGCATATGGAAATCTATCTGGCTGGAGCACGAAGGGAAAATTGGCATGCCCTACTTGTAATGGTGACACAGACTCTTTGTGGTTGAAATATGGTCGAAAGCATTGTTACATGGGTCATCGTCGTTTCCTATCTCCAGAACATAGTTGGAGGAGGAAAAAGACTAATTTTAATGGCAATAATGATCACCGCATGCCACCTTGTGAATTATCTGGCCACGATGTCCTGGATCAACTAAATAATGTTGGAGATATATTATTTGGCAAAGGTGGAAGGAAGAGAAAGCGACGACCTGATGAACTTAATTGGACAAAAACAAGTATCTTTTTCCAATTACCTTACTGGTCAACATTGAAACTTCGACATAATCTTGacgtcatgcatattgagaagaacatCTGTGACAACGTCTTGGGAACTTTGATGAGTATTCCAGGCAAAACAAAAGATTCTGTTAATGCACGCAAGGACTTGATGATTCTTGGTATAAAGAAGGAATTACATTTACAAGAACATGGACAACGTCTTGTTATGCCACCTGCATGTTACACGTTACAAGGGGATGAGAGGAAAGGCTTTTTCGAGTGGTTACAAGCTGTGAAATTCCCAGATGGATTTGCTGGGAATATTACTCGATGTGTTACATTAAATGGTTGTAAAATATCAGGAATGAAGAGTCATGACTGTcatatttttctacaaagaCTACTTCCTGTTGCTATTGCCGGGTACCTAAGACCTGACATTCGcttggctttgactgagttaAGCATATTTTTTAGACAGTTGTGCACACGCACATTGTCTATAGATGTCTTGAACCGTCTTGAGATTGATATTCCAATCATCCTTTGCAAACTTGAAATGATACTCCCTCCtgcattctttgatgtaatgatGCACCTAGCTATTCATCTACCACGTGAGGCATTGTATGGAGGGCCTGTACAGTATAGGTGGATGTATCCATTTGAAAGGTATTTAGGAAAATTTAAGCATTATGTCCGAAACAAAGCCCGTGCTAAAGGCTCGATTGCTGAGGCATACATTCACACAGAATGCTTGTCATTTTGCTCGATGTATCTCCATGATGTCGAGACTAGATTTGATCGAGAAGAAAGAAATGTAGATGTTTGTGAAGGACGTCAACAATGTGAATTTTCGATATTCACACAAAAGGTACGGCCATTTGGTGCATCAAATCCTACTCGACCAGATAATAAAGTATTTGCCAAACAATGTTGGTATGTACTCAACAATTGTCCTGAGATTGCCCAATACCTAGAGTAAGTCGTAACAAATTGTCGACTTTTTTCACTTACAATATTTAGCCTAATTTCCATTTTTACCCATTACTTAACACATTTTAAGTTGAATTATGCAATGAGCATCACAACAAATTGACAGACGAATGTGTCAATAATATTGAGGATGTGCCTGAAAGTCAATTTCCTATATGGTTCAAGGAGCGTGTGAGTATGTTGTTGGTAACTACGGTTGGCCAAATTTAGGTCCCATTTAGTTTATCTTACAACTTGGGTGATTTAAATTGTCTAACATTTGTGTATTATAAACAGATTAGGCAACTACGTAATTCTAGTCCCGAAGAGGTGTCCGATGATCTGTACGCGCTAGCATGTGGACCTGACCCATGGGTTTCATCATATACTGGTTGCATTATGAATGGAACTAGGTTCCACACAGCACAACGTGAAGAACATCGTCTTACACAAAACAGTGGTGTGCTTGTTCCTGGGGACCATCAAGGTAGGCCTATTGAGTACTACGGAGTTCTAATGGACATTATTGTACTTAACTACCTAGGATGGCGCCATGTATATTTGttcaaatgtgattggtttgatgtATGTGATATGCGAAGAGGAGTTCGTGTTGGTAATCACTTTACAAGTGTCGACTCAACTAGGAAATCTTACAAGGAAGAGCCTTTTGTACTTGCATGCCAAGCGTCAcaagtattttatctcaaagATACGAGTTTAGGGAGAAATTGGCTAGTGGTACAGAAGGTAACCACTAGGAATGTTTATGACATTCCCAGCACAACAGTTggggatgaggatgaggatcaCTTGATTGAGGATGAAGCGTACCAGGATGAAGAATTTTCTCCACCAGCCCATTTTGTAATGGAAGATGATACATGTCTAGATATGCCTTTGCATCGAAACGATATAGACCCGATTTTAGTTGATGATATAGTCATATTAGACCACCCCGATCCAAGAGTTGAGGAAGATGAGTTTCTTAGTAACTACTCATCGGAGGATGACAGTGATTGGAATAGTGACAACACTGCAGATTCAAGCGGAGAGGATGGTCATAGTGATCATGAAAACTTACTCTAATGATTAGGTAAGCATTTTAGTACTATTTATGTTATAATGCACTGGGCAAagtaattatatgtatatctttgtgaatatatcaatcatataattatgttgatAATAACTTTGTCCAATGTTTTTCTGAGTTGATTCATTCATCTTAATTGATAATAATCAACTaggtattatttttgttgagagTCCTTCAATTAATGGGTTCCTGTTAGGTGTATTTGTGGTTTTCCTCTATAATTGTCTTGGTCAAACGTGTGGTATTTGTTTTTTCactaatgtgtatatatatatatggtgttgCAGACAAAGAGGGAGATTGCCACCTTGAAGCTCCTCAAACATCCTACGTGGTGATTACACGAGGTATACATGTGCATCCTTTTCTTATATTCCCTCTCACCTTGAACCTCCTCAAACATTCTAGGTTATATATCTTCGTCTTAATCTATCTTCTTACTGATGGTGATACCTTTTTTATGGCAATAAATGAAGGCCTtcttgcaataaaaaaaaatttatgtagtgGAATATTTGAGAACACATATAATGCATTTCCTGGTATGGTATGGGCTTGGAATATCTTCatctctgtcttttttttttttaattctcaaaaaGGTATGTTGATGGAGACTTTATGTGCATAGATAAGGGTTGTGAACCAGAAATAAGCTGTTTATGTGAAAACATATATGATTTTCAGACTCCATTTAATATTGTGAgttgattatttatttctactctatttatttatttactcacGCATTGCATCTTTCTTTTACCACAGTGCTACTTAGCTTATTCTATATAAGCTGAAGTTTCTGGAGGGGAGGATAACTGAAGTCCACAATGCTGCCGAGTTTTTGCATTAGTTTAAGCATAAATTGGTAGAAAGCTGATAATTGCATTTTGACATTTcacttgtaaatttgtaatggaATGGTTTgaatatttggatgttgaaccgTCTGGTTAAAGTTACTCTGTCTTCGATATAACACATGATGTGTAGTCTACTTTTGAAGGTGACCATAGTATGGAAACAACGTACGTGTAAGTACTTGTTGGAAAATCAGGTTTTCTTGATGGATATGTACTTGATCTTGGGATTCTTTATCTATTAAATATTGTGAGATATAGTAATAGATGCAGGTGATATTCTGAATCTTAGTGCAAAATGTATCAATCATCATGTGAGTTTGGGAAGGTCTAGAAATTGTATGCATATGGTGAAGAGGCCTCTATATCATGAACTAGGCGAGGCTGCATATAAATTAGGGGCTTAATGCTTGAATTCCTTACTAGCagatatgtataatttatttttgctttttactCTTGACAATGGGCATTAAGTTTCAATTGAGAGATCGATCGAAAGTGCAATTGTGTAGTCTTTAATTGGCACGATGCATGCTAGTGCTAGTTGTTAAGTACTACTGCTGCTCAGTTTGATTAATTATGTagaatttaaaacaattaattatacCCTCAAAACTTACTAGAAAAGGCCAATGAGCAATGTTGTGATCACCGTGATCCTATTTTTGTTCTGGCCCAAAACAATAATGTTGTTATTGTGCATTTTAAGTAGTTTTATTGATCAATCATTAATTCGTTTGATCCTGCATATTCTAGCGTACGACGTGAAGAGATATGGATGAgatgttaattaatttcatcagGTAGCTAGCTTGCTCATGAATGgtgttaagaaataaattgaagaataatttccgtatatttttcattgatggtctcatacacatatatacatgagTAGATGATTTATACATGGAAGACACAAGTAATTTAGCTGTACGTACAAAAATTACGTAACTGTCAAATGATCATCTTCTTTTGGTGGGATTGATTTGGTGGGATTGCTGATCATCTACTTTTGTGGGATCTTGGTGCTAGCTATAATACATGGCTCGCCCAGTATGGCCAAATCCTTCATGTGTCTTCCATTGCTTTCCCTGCCTTTCTCTGTTGAGATAATATATTAGCCTTaacacattattttatttaatagtcgcattttgaaaagagagaataaaatatgagaataaaattatatactattaaACACTAGAAAATCTAACGTccatgtatgtattttttttatataaagctGCTTTAATGATTTACATTTACATTCAATGTAAATCACACAAAAGGGCctgacttaaaaaaaatgggttATTCTTTATGTTAATGTAATAAACGGGTTGTATGaagcttcctttttttttttttcttgagacaAGGGCTGTTAATTGTTAGAGAAGGAAGAATGGTTTCCATATCAGTGTGTACAAGGGTCCCACCGTCAGGAGGAAATAGTGAAATTTGCTTTTTGTGATGGGAAGTTGTTATACGCGGGATCACGAAATATTTAGTAGAAATTGGAGGGAAATCTCCTTTtcgattttatttaatagttgaTAAAGTGACTTCAGCCCACTACACAAAAGTAGCGCAGTACAGACAAAAAGTTAAGAGTTATCTCATTGGTGGAAAAGGAGCAAGAGAGCCCTGTATTCAAACTGACCTTTAAGCACCAAGAGATCAGccctgtaagtattttcctacCATCTTTTATTCATCCATCACCACTACTTATTATAATAAGTAGATTCTTCTGTATGAAACTATTTACGAGTTTCACAAAAATGGGGATCCTGAGTTTATTTCCCCACATTGTTGGGGTGAAGCTAAACTAAACTAAGCTTTTCTATTATTCTCAGTTGAGGTGAACTCAGAATATCTTACACAAATTTGCAGTTGGTTGTTTGCAAACTAAGCTTATCATATGGTGAAGAGGAAAGTTTAGAGATGATTGCAAATCATCAACTTATTTCACAAATATGTTATATGGATTTGCACAGTTTAATGATAGAGGTGAAATGACCTCGGTAATAGAGCTCAAACTGGGGTTTAATAAACTGACCTTAGTGCAAAATCATGGTGAAGGTAAGGAAAATATGAGGAGATAGACGTGGATTtgcaaggaaaatgattttcactCAGTTTTGTTATTTGTGCAAACAATGATACTAAGTATATTTATCAACTTGTCTACAATCATAGACCaaagatgaatttatatttagaaGTTTTTCTTGTTGCCATTCAGCTTTCATGAAAAAAGGTTTCTTTATGGGTCTACAAGCATGCCTCAATCATATTGGGGTTCGGATGATTGTTTTATTACCCACATCATCCAGCTTTATCATACATGGACGTTAGAAAGTAGACTTTATGGCTGTAGAAATGTTGCATTTTCACTCAGTTTTGTTATTTGTGCAAACAATGATACTAAGTATATTTATCAACTTGTCTACAACCATAGACCaaagatgaatttatatttagaaGTTTTTCTTGTTGCCATTCAGATTTCATGAAAAAAGGTTTCTTTATGGGTCTACCAGCATGTCTAATAGAGACACTCCAGGAAATGTTTAGCTGGATGGCCTTCTAAACTGggattttttgatattttgctCCATTTGCTGGCAggcacatattttatttaatagttgtCTAGATTTTTGGGTGCAGGACCTGCATGTTAGTTGTACTTGCTGGATGTTCCTTGGTGGAATTATAAAATGTCCTGGGCAACAATATTTTGGTGGGATTACTCTGTTAAAGGTTATGAGAAAACATTGTAAGTATGCTTTAAAACCCCTAGAAACTGCATGTATTTTCTTCAATGGCTAAGAGAGTTGCTGATGCATATTCTATAAGATTAGTTATGATGCTAGTGATATTAAAACCTTGAAACTTGAGAGATGTATACCAGGTACAAAGAAATGTTTGGTAATTTTTTCTGTAATAGACTATAGGTACAGATTTATGTTGAATATACATGTAAAGATTCAGCCATTGCCTGATGCATCTTCTATTTTCCTatgaaatatggatgatataacAGATTTTAATGAATTATTGGAGGCTTTTGCTTAGTTTAGTTTGTTCATGTAATGAGTGACATAAGTTTAGTTCCTTGATGACATGATTGGCATGAATTGTTGTCTACTTTAGTTTGCTGCAATGACTGGCATAATTAGTTTAGTTTTTGGttgattatttttatcttacaaGGTAGACATCAGCAATTACTTCAAGCACATGAATAATTGTTTGAAGCATGTATATTTTTCAGGTAGAAAGCAAATGGCATATGTTGATATAAATCACCCAAGCTGGAATTTTTTGATGCAACACTACAAGAGCCTGCTGGATGCTACATATGTGGATTCACTCCCAggtttaaattaatgtataggGTTTAAGGTTAATGTATAACCATGTTGACAACAATTGGTTGAGATGCACACATTCTTCATCAAGTGTTTAGTGTCAGTAAATGGAGATAGGAATTTAAGTAATTGCATGACAATTAGAAGGAACCTGCTATAATGTATGatgtaaaaagtaaatgaaatgTTCACATTCAAGCTTTTTTGATGAAATCTGGATGGCAATGTACATGATAATTATTGGAAAAAGTGTATGGTGtttgaattatattaaatctaaaacaaaagtCCTCAAAATCTGGTACTTGGCAGAGTACTAAATGAGAGGAATCTCAAAGATAATTTCCCATTGGTAAAGCTTAAATTCTTCCTTGGCTACATACGTTACTACTCTTTAGACAAAATCTTCTtgaacttctttattttttctgagtTAGTGTGGTGTAAAGAATGCTTAATCTAATTAGATCCTGTTACCACAAATTGCAAAGTATAGATATGTAGtatctaaatttctttaattcccctgttttttataaagaataatctATATGCATTTAAGATGATCAGGACGTATggtttaaatttctaaattccCGTGAAGTAGTGGTATATGCTAATATATGCTATTTCCCTagctcttattatatataatattgctccAAGGTTGTAGATTGGTTTTGGCATTTTATTCATGAGTCACAGAGTACATACTGAGCTATTgggataaatataaattagatgCATCTACACATCTCTATCTAATTTTCTGATCATgatctttaaattaaagaagaagaattttttatgattggTCATTATAAATTCATGAAACATATACTGGGGCAAggaatcaatataaataaaatatatttaatgattgGTGGAGAATCAATATGCATGCCAAGATGCTATACAGGAATTTATGAGATAGAGGTTGTTTCAATTCAGATTGAGTACATATTGAATGACTTTGCTAACTAACCTGGGTGAAGAACATCAGCTTTAAATAACGTAAAGCAGAAATTGAAGACAGCGAATCCAAAAACCCATAAATTCCTGCAACGACGTGCTGCATCAGTGAACCCAAAAACCCATAAATTTGCTCTGATCAACTATTGTTTGAAGCCACCGTTCAGAAAACCCATCAATCTAATAAACCGAGTGGgttcttataatttattcacCGCATACCCAAAAACCCATATGTGCCTGTACAGCTGTAAATTTGTAAGCAAGCGCGCGGTGATATTAATTGGCATTTCCTGCGCCATACATGCTCACCGTATGTAAAATCCATCTGAGATTGCGGCGTGGTAATCTAATTCACCGCATGTAGAATCAAAACCAAATGCGGGGATCTCGCTATTTCACCGTATGGATCAGCACCATCTTCTTGCGGCGTCATAATCAAATTCACCgcatgttgaataaaaaaaattgcggGGATCTCGATCTTTCACCGTATGTAAAATCCTTGAATCTGCGGCGTCTATAAATTCACCGCAACCTTGGGAAGAACGCTTCTTTGCGGCCAGCCCCAAATTCGCCGAAATCTGGATTTTACGGACCCGCAAAATCGCCGTAAATCACCCCAAATTTGCGACGCCTCATCACCGTAATTGCCCTTCTCCCAAATTGGCAATGCGATTTTGCTGCGAGAGATGAACCGCCGAGTTAGGTGCAGCAATTGCGGCCGCTGATGATTTATCACCGAAAATCAACTGAGCAGACGTTTTACTTTCGACCGATTAGCGAAGAGTAATTATCGCAGTTTCTGAAAATTTGCTGCGAGAAAACAGGGGAAATGCGGGGATTTCGCTCCCCGCGAGAAGGAAAATTTCCTGTAGTGCAAAAAGAGGAGAACGATCTCATAGAGGAACGCGGGGCAGGCTAGGGTTGTAGAAACACTACTAGGAAACacagcaaaaaggaaaaaagattcCATAAGGGGAAGAGGACCTGGGACTTGTCTGTAGACTCATTGAGACGCTCGACGTACTGGTAGAGCTCCTTGATATGCATGGAGTTATCGGCGGTCGAGGAGTTAGTCATTATGGGGGAGCCGAGAGCCAAATCAGGTTCATGGGTTTCGAGGTTTTGACTCGCTAAACGGTTTTATGGGGGGCTTTGAATCTCTCAACGAGGAGTACTACTCTCAACTAAGAAGTAAGGGAAAGATCAAGTCTTCAAGACACAAAGCTCCACAAAAGGGTTTGGATTTGCGTATTTGTGGCATTAATGTAGCCCCCGCCGAGGCGATTGCGTGTGCAtctatcaaaatcaaattaaaataaatgaaaatatcaaaattaatattttaatagcataataatatatttcttgAATCTATTATTTGGTGTTGTTAAAAAGTgactagttaaatttataaaaataaaatttctagtCAAATTTTAAGCTAAGACTCCCCCGCCTGACATCTAATTCTAAGAAGTAAGAATGATCCGAGTTCCCTGCAAGTGCTGACTCCTAATTGTTGAAAAAATTGGGAGGGATTGTCCAATGGATTTCCACGCATCTAGGAAACATCCTgctttaagcatttttttttttttttctaatgtatTGGACTTTCTTGTTTACATACAATATATTCATTTCCAAGCTGTTTATACCCCagaaactctttttttttttccttttatataagAGACAGTATTATTTCAATCAATGCAATGTTCCTCTATTTTCACTTGGAAATCTGACTCCTTCAGTATAAGTTTTGCTGCCTCCCATACGAAATCGATTTCCACCGGACAGATGAAACCTGGTTTTAAATCTCCGACTTTAATTACTCTTAAAATTATCCAGTACACAAAAATGTAAAAGCCTTAAGAGCAACGAACGTTATTCATATGGAATTCAGAGTGGTAGGCGTCAAACCATTCACCAGTCGGTACCAAAAACATTAAACAAAGTTTCTGAGATAAGCAGTTCTATGCAAAAGCGATTCACCGTTGCGCTTTACCAGCTTTCTATATGTGATTATGAATAATGCCTACCTCAGGAAGAGCAAAGACACATGCTTCTAAGTTGCATATGGTATCAAGTTTCTTCATATTTACTGCAAATAAAAGTACTTAAACATACATGATGACCCATTGCAATCTACTCCTATACCTTTTGTTGCTTCATACCGTGtgttgttattttaaaataagaatacaaGGCTTTTtcataaacaagaaaaaaaaaaaggaagaatgcCTGCATATAAAGAGTGGAACATCGATGACGCTACCAACACATTAATAAATTGCCAATGAGGTGCCTGAATGCTGGCTAAATTTCGTGTGCTCCTGGAAAAAGAACCCAAAAAACCCATATCTCAGGCCTCCATCAAGATACCTGGAACTGATCACCAAAAACAGTAAGCAGATGAACGAGGCAATCCGTGATCCAGATAACTAATTACATCTCACAGTAGAAGCACAGACAGAGTAAAAGTCTAGAGAACCAGTTCATACATCATTTAAAGCAAGTATCAGGCACAAAGTAAatgatgtgatatgatgagGAAATACTTTTCCATTTCCCTTTCCAAAAtgacctcaaaaaaaaaataaaaaaaaattacaagctTAACTTACATCTGTACGTCATTTTgtgaaacaaaaatcaagaagTACTACAAACTTACAGCAGCAAGCTTGTCAAGAGATGTACTCCTTCACTATTCATCTTCCTCTGAGATGCTTGAAATCAACctaaaagaaattttacattGAAGGACCACATAATTTCACCAAAGTTGCCCTAAAAGAGTAAACAGCAATTTACCAAGATACAGGAACATATATTAGAAAATACCAGTAtagagagaggaaaaatagGATAATGAGGTAGCCAATCTTGAAAAACCGAAGCTTTTTCTCCCATCTCAGCTGGTTATAGATCTCAGTTACATCAACCAAGTGCTGCCGCTGCATGTACCTGATCAAAAGTTTATAGATCATCTCAGATACACTGTTTG is a window from the Juglans regia cultivar Chandler chromosome 7, Walnut 2.0, whole genome shotgun sequence genome containing:
- the LOC109010280 gene encoding uncharacterized protein LOC109010280; its protein translation is MDKSWMRIINRFRSAEYREGVYQFITMAHVHATTNNIRCPCRTCHNNFFHPIDLVERHLFTIGIDENYTEWIFHGEEESWDANEFDDDVNEVQRDEYVDDMDEMLDDIRLGSFPNVEPIEPGTSEGPTYEEPRPKNFDQLLEDARRPLYPGCANFSKLSFIVKLLHIRTIGGWTVKSFDMLLKLLKDSFPDALLPDSYRESRRMEPALGFGYMKIDVCPNDCILYWKENADKHDCPKCGMSRWVTPTTKQKKIPHKVLRYFPLKPRLKRLFMSKKTAVSMRWHKEHRVEDSNVMRHPRDSVGWKEFDQEHISFASDARNVRLGLASDGFNPFNNMSKPSSVWPVILVPYNLPPWLCMKDHFFMMSLLIPGPKAPGNEIDVYLWPLIDELVDLWENGVDTYDASTKQMFQLHAALLWTINDFPAYGNLSGWSTKGKLACPTCNGDTDSLWLKYGRKHCYMGHRRFLSPEHSWRRKKTNFNGNNDHRMPPCELSGHDVLDQLNNVGDILFGKGGRKRKRRPDELNWTKTSIFFQLPYWSTLKLRHNLDVMHIEKNICDNVLGTLMSIPGKTKDSVNARKDLMILGIKKELHLQEHGQRLVMPPACYTLQGDERKGFFEWLQAVKFPDGFAGNITRCVTLNGCKISGMKSHDCHIFLQRLLPVAIAGYLRPDIRLALTELSIFFRQLCTRTLSIDVLNRLEIDIPIILCKLEMILPPAFFDVMMHLAIHLPREALYGGPVQYRWMYPFERYLGKFKHYVRNKARAKGSIAEAYIHTECLSFCSMYLHDVETRFDREERNVDVCEGRQQCEFSIFTQKIRQLRNSSPEEVSDDLYALACGPDPWVSSYTGCIMNGTRFHTAQREEHRLTQNSGVLVPGDHQGRPIEYYGVLMDIIVLNYLGWRHVYLFKCDWFDVCDMRRGVRVGNHFTSVDSTRKSYKEEPFVLACQASQVFYLKDTSLGRNWLVVQKVTTRNVYDIPSTTVGDEDEDHLIEDEAYQDEEFSPPAHFVMEDDTCLDMPLHRNDIDPILVDDIVILDHPDPRVEEDEFLSNYSSEDDSDWNSDNTADSSGEDGHSDHENLL